GGGTTTGGCTCTCTTTCATCATCCTGATAAGCAAATCTTTGGTGACATCTTTCACAGTTTGATGGCATACCAGCTCCTCTTGCACCATACAAGTGTGCCCCTGGTCCGTGACACTCCTCACAGCTAATACCTAGTGAAATTGTATGAGCTTCAAGCTTCTCTTTATCACCAATAGCTGCAAAGAATTCATCTTTAGTATTAAAATTAAATTTGAAAGGGTGACAAATTTCACAATATGAACTAGCTGGTTGAAACATCATCGTTTCAGCATATTTTGAACCATATGAGTTTGTTCCCCAAACAGTTGATCTTGAGTGACCAAAATCTTCCATTTTAGTTGGGAAGCCTGGGCTAAACTCAGCTATTTTTTTAGCTACTTCTGGAGTAATATTTTCAGACCAAACTCTTGAGAATTGGTTACCACCAGCTGTAAGAGTACCTGTTAAATCAGATAAATTACCATCTTGAACATGATATGTTCCCCTAACTAGCCATTTATCAATAAAGCCATACTTTGTTCTTGGAGTACCGATAATTGCATACACATCTTCAGCTTGAATACCTAGAGGTAGTATTGAAGCTGGGGCCGTTGAATAAACTGGTTTTTTAAGATCGTTTCCAACCTCTTCAATATCATTTGTAAATCTAACTGTTTTTCTATGTCTTGATCTTTCCCACTGAGTATATTGTGCGGGGTGACACTCACCACATTTTTTTGGTCCAACATATTTATTTGGATAGTCTAAAATAGAATCCCAAGCAAGTCTATATGTAACAGCAGCATGCTCAAGACCAACTTTTTCAGCATATTTTGGTCCTTTGTTTATTTCGACAAATTCCTCTTGTCTATCACTCATAGTATACTTACCAGCAAGTTTTCCAGCTTTTTCATACTTAAAAATCGGGTGTTGATCAATAAGTAAATCAAAAAAGCTATCCGCTCCTCTTACATACTCATCAAGTGTTCTTGGAACGCCTGGTCTTTGCTTAGCATAACCTGCACTATTTAGCTCTTTAAGATCAAGCTGATACTTCTCAGCAGTTGTAGGTTCTGCAGAAGCTGCTGGTTGTGCTGGAGTAGCTTCTACTTGTGCTGGAGCATCTACAACTACAGACTCTACAGCACCCGTATCTGCTTCTTGAGCCATAAGGCTTCCAGCAAACAAAAATGCACAACAGGTTGCTGACAACCTCTTGAGTAAATTAGGTTTCATCTTTTTCCTCCTTGGATTAATACCTCAAATATAAACAGTTGAATAGTCAATTTTCTACAAACAATATTGTTATTTCATTAACAATTCAAAACTATTTGTTAGAATTGTAGTTAAATTTAGATTAAATCTAGTTTAAAGTAAATGCATTTTAAAGAACTTTATATTCATTTAAGCAAAAAAGTCATAATATCGCTATATAGGAAACTTATAAGGATAACTTTTGTGTGAAACTTTAAAATTAAATATATTAGAACTCTTAAAATTTTTAATATTATTAATAAATGCCTTAGTCACAGAATTGTAATTACATTTAAATTTTATCCAAATATTAAACAAAAAGTTTAATCTATAAAATTTAACAAATTTATAAATTTTAAGTGCTCTATAAGGTGAAAAAAGAGATAATTTATCTACTTAAATTTTAATACAAGGATATAAATTGAAAAATAAAATACTTTTATCTTTAGTTACCTGTAGTATTTTACTGTTTGGCTGTTCTAAAAAAATAGATAACACAGACCCAGTAGATGTTGTAAAAAATTTTATACTGCTTGCTGAAGCTGGAAAACTAGATGAAGCAAAAACTCTCCTTACAGAAAAACATAACTTAGACTATATTGACAAATTTGACAAAAATAATGGAAAAGATCTATTTTATATAGACTATGATTATAAAGGCAATGATGATACGGTAGAGCTTAAATTTGACTACTTAGAAGATAAAAGTGGTCCAACCATTGCATTTGTTAAAATGACATCAAATTATAAAAAACAAAACCATAAATTTGAAAAAGTTATTACCCTACATATGGTAAATGCCCAGTGGAAGATAAATGACTTTTTATTTATGCCAGTTAAAGTTAATTAAGCTTTTATATAGTTTATGTTACAAAATTTAAAATACCATTACACACAAAATTTTTAACCGTAAGGAATTTATATGGATAGACTCATTAAGGCGTTTTTTAGTATGACAAGTATGATTGTTATGCTTATAATATTTGCTATAGCATCTGGTCTTGCTACTATTATAGAATCAGCATATAACACAGCAGTTGCTTGGGAAGTAGTGTATGGAGCTTGGTGGTTTCACCTAATACAGCTTCTACTTACTTTAAATTTGATTTATAATCTATATGCTTATAGAGCTGTTTTACTTAAAAATATACCATCATTTATTTTTCACTTTAGTTTCATACTTATCTTTCTTGGTGCGGCTATTACTCACTTTTTTGGTGTTGAAGGAAGTATGCATATAAGAGAGGGATCAACAACTAATATAGTCTCAACTAGAGAGACCTACATACAGCTTATCAGTAAAGATGAAAATGGCAACGAAATAAGAACAGATGATGATAGATATGTAGCAACAAATGGTCAAAAACCTTTTGATATCAAGCTTGATACAGATAAAGGCGAAGCTGTTTTGACATTTAAAGAATTTTTGCTAAATGCAGGAATTGGCTGGGTTGAACACGATAAAGGAAGACCGATTGTAGAACTTAGCTTCTGGGATGATAATAACAAAAATGAAATTCCTCTTACTT
The sequence above is a segment of the Campylobacter corcagiensis genome. Coding sequences within it:
- a CDS encoding cytochrome c3 family protein, whose protein sequence is MKPNLLKRLSATCCAFLFAGSLMAQEADTGAVESVVVDAPAQVEATPAQPAASAEPTTAEKYQLDLKELNSAGYAKQRPGVPRTLDEYVRGADSFFDLLIDQHPIFKYEKAGKLAGKYTMSDRQEEFVEINKGPKYAEKVGLEHAAVTYRLAWDSILDYPNKYVGPKKCGECHPAQYTQWERSRHRKTVRFTNDIEEVGNDLKKPVYSTAPASILPLGIQAEDVYAIIGTPRTKYGFIDKWLVRGTYHVQDGNLSDLTGTLTAGGNQFSRVWSENITPEVAKKIAEFSPGFPTKMEDFGHSRSTVWGTNSYGSKYAETMMFQPASSYCEICHPFKFNFNTKDEFFAAIGDKEKLEAHTISLGISCEECHGPGAHLYGARGAGMPSNCERCHQRFAYQDDEREPNPRKPFNVYFKSSCPSCGTEGSQMYSSAHYDAGMRCTTCHDPHEVTINDWKDGYTLTGLKKTCADCHETQAEFFKAAGGVHAKDNCTGCHMPNMMSCENFAAIQNPDKGGFDNVRASHIWNIKVSKDEKSINPPAGKDRDPMKVKGWRFERDNNGRFFIDLMWSCGRTSYSDPDLMKPGASGCHSPVQSTLPADLKFTNQEMIYDKVMAWQTPVKEGYDKIKEGLKNVDKAIANNPSLNSTDKSKALLLAKEANEIKKKLEKDGGWGIHGPNYAKRIVDEALVYIEEALNILSGQKTAKK